The Plutella xylostella chromosome 9, ilPluXylo3.1, whole genome shotgun sequence genome has a segment encoding these proteins:
- the LOC105397779 gene encoding chaoptin, which yields MNIIVCYERRKISQDVPQIIPLLLVLFSILRAENTLGCPSDLVSSKCSCYDFEDGVFVDCQEATAKDIKNTLKNVTNINSLSVIDLDEDDEYLGPNFIPPGVCVKRVHISQTNLRDLADDSFEHLRKCLETLSIVSGKIQFIPQKTFSGLLKLISIDLTSNLIESVPGYSFYGLPLMKLNMKGNVIYDISESAFTSLELSLSEIDLSENNLSIFPISAISKLRHLRSLRLAWNSMSTFPIVQQSDLVSLEYLNLNSNNFEFISEDCLKFCPSLKVLSFHFNFINNIHYRAFHSLFHLETLDVSHNRIKILNPNLFHNNKKLVFVDLSHNHLHHINGLFCNLPSLAEVVLTNNNILDVPKDSFFNSTKIDTIYLDKNSIFNVHTESFSNLGMLTNLHLDFNYLNKVPHNIFINNKKLIKLRLDNNILFDLENNTFSFLVKLSEIRLNNNNLKFISKHVFSNSSIVEEIYLHDNKIDFIEPGAFMLLSNLKYLSLSNNHLTDLNDVLPKINSKLHTLYLDSNSLTGISNIMIPLQINLDFLSITSNNIKYIAKNAFGDVSSITRLELNNNAITIIEEYSFQHFNLTRYLDLRDNFICNITNYTFYGLTELEDLNISNNKIVFILDMAFHTLRKLRNLNLSFNPLKALHRNIFQQGLPLSSLYMDNCEIQFIEEDTFNGLNNLKILSLKNNSLKSTDLLLIDVPGLKHLYFSYNILDQLPVDSFVRLPLLETLYLEHCNIETIFTGTFRFNRNIVKLNLAQNIISSIPDILFSSSSHISELNFSNNFLDVVPYNTLHNFTYLETLDIADNLLPRLELSGFEKLIKLKTLILKKNELKVITAQKKIKLLQLISLDLSNNRLENLSSVVFETFPNLQNLNITYNNIIHFYFNISYTGFGATLINIDISRNPTISWTTSNKLVNNSLMANLYELRLSATNMSSIEDIKFDSFLSLQHLYLQLNKLRRLSISPFAKLTLLEDLDLSYNKISQLKTSNFRGLTKLTSLCLSNNNIESIETFTEDLANLKLLDLSHNKLQNILNEDLIHLKELTVFYLGYNNIKYISATAFRNLNKITLIDLDRNKLHNLSLELLTSIESHIQEITLKDNIMICNCEKDNTWVWIQDHPKIIKPTAVSCLNNEYPTEKCDIPIISQLSIDKHKDNSVSVSWFIRNRTAIKSLQLLYYAEDIDSEVKRENLERDEVSARLNDLEPNANYVVCVITLDEDPLDLEDFTQIIETNNTYLKYNGTEETRKNQEVAASILMHSPSSECITFNTNKKFSPGKIKPDKVFDITLILDRRMGLIVGCSLGCVVFFIMVSILLYTKIKERKRIAKSDPAWAELNDYRSMSKEDILHNSTTVSTDNILLGS from the exons ATGAATATAATTGTATGCTATGAAAGAAGGAAAATATCACAAGATGTTCCGCAAATTATACCGTTATTactggttttattttccattttgCGAGCTGAAAATACCCTGGGGTGTCCCAGCGACCTCGTGAGCAGTAAATGCTCATGTTACGATTTTGAAGATG GTGTATTCGTTGATTGCCAGGAAGCGACCGCCaaagatattaaaaatacacttaAAAATGTAACAAACATAAATTCCTTGTCTGTGATTGACCTTGATGAAGATGATGAATATTTGGGACCGAATTTTATACCTCCAGGAGTCTGTGTCAAACGCGTACATATCTCTCAAACAAACCTCCGGGACTTAGCTGATGACAGTTTTGAGCATTTGAGGAAGTGCCTTGAAACTTTAAGCATTGTGTCCGGTAAAATTCAATTCATTccacaaaaaacattttccggCCTTCTCAAATTAATATCTATTGACCTGACTTCAAACCTCATCGAGAGTGTACCGGGCTACAGCTTTTACGGTCTTCCGCTTATGAAACTCAATATGAAAGGGAACGTCATATACGATATATCCGAATCCGCTTTTACTAGTTTGGAGCTATCACTTTCTGAAATTGATTTGAGcgaaaataatttatcaatTTTCCCTATCTCAGCCATATCGAAACTACGTCATCTACGGTCCCTGCGGCTAGCGTGGAACAGCATGTCCACTTTTCCCATTGTTCAACAGTCTGACCTTGTATCTTTAGAGTACCTCAATTTAAACTccaataattttgaatttatttctgAAGACTGCCTAAAATTTTGTCCGTCCTTAAAAGTTCTATCTTTTCATTTTAACTTTATcaataatatacattaccGAGCTTTTCACTCTCTATTTCATTTGGAAACTTTAGACGTAAGTCATAATAGGATCAAAATCTTAAACCCCAAtctatttcataataataagaaGTTAGTCTTTGTAGACTTGAGCCACAATCATCTACATCACATTAACGGATTGTTTTGTAACCTGCCATCTTTGGCAGAAGTagtacttactaataataatattttagatGTGCCAAAAGATTCATTTTTCAATTCAACTAAAATAGATACAATATATTTAGATAAAAACTCGATTTTTAATGTACATACTGAGAGCTTTAGTAATTTAGGAATGTTAACTAATTTACATTTAGATTTCAATTATCTTAATAAAGTGCcacacaatatttttataaataataagaaattGATCAAGTTAAGACTGGACAATAATATTCTTTTTGATTTGGAAAACAacacattttcatttttagtcAAGCTTAGTGAAATTAGACTGAACAATAATAATCTTAAGTTTATTAGTAAACACGTGTTCTCAAACTCTTCAATTGTAGAGGAAATTTACTTGCATGATAATAAGATAGACTTCATAGAGCCCGGTGCGTTCATGCttctttcaaatttaaaatatcttaGCCTTTCTAACAACCACCTAACAGATCTTAATGACGTTTTACCTAAAATTAATTCTAAATTACACACACTTTACCTAGATTCAAACTCTTTAACAGGAAttagtaatattatgatacCGTTACAGATTAACTTAGACTTTTTGAGTATTACAAGCAACAATATCAAATATATAGCAAAAAATGCATTTGGTGACGTTAGTTCTATCACTCGCTTAGAGCTTAACAATAATGCTATTACAATCATCGAAGAATATTCATttcaacattttaatttaacaagaTATTTAGATCTaagagataattttatttgtaatataaccaattatacattttatggTTTAACTGAGTTAgaagatttaaatatttctaaCAATAAGATAGTTTTTATTCTTGATATGGCTTTCCACACACTCAGAAAATTAAGAAATCTAAATTTATCATTCAATCCTCTAAAAGCTTTGCatagaaatatttttcaacAAGGATTGCCATTAAGTTCTCTGTATATGGATAACTGTGAGATTCAATTTATAGAAGAAGATACTTTCAAtggtttaaataatttaaagattCTATCACTGAAGAACAATTCACTGAAATCAACGGATTTACTTCTCATTGATGTTCCAGGATTAAAGCATTTATACTTTTCATACAACATACTTGACCAACTTCCAGTAGATTCTTTTGTTCGTTTACCTTTACTGGAGACCTTATATTTGGAGCACTGTAATATAGAAACTATCTTTACAGGAACGTTTAGGTTCAACAGAAATATTGTGAAACTTAATTTAgctcaaaatataattagctCAATCCCTGATATACTATTCAGTTCTAGCAGTCATATTTCAGAATTGAACTTTAGTAACAATTTTCTTGATGTTGTACCTTATAACACATTGcacaattttacatatttagaaACTTTAGACATAGCTGATAACCTATTACCACGTTTAGAATTGAGTGGCTTTGAAAAGTTAATAAAGCTCAAAACTCTTATATTAAAAAAGAACGAATTAAAAGTAATAACAGCTCAAAAGAAAATCAAACTATTACAACTTATTTCCCTAGATCTTAGTAACAATCGTCTTGAGAATTTATCTTCAGTAGTATTTGAAACTTTTCCAAACTTGcagaatttaaatattacctacaataatataatacacttttatttcaatatttcttACACGGGTTTTGGTGCAACcttaataaatatagatataaGTAGAAATCCTACTATTTCATGGACCACATCAAATAAACTAGTAAATAATTCACTTATGGCGAACTTATACGAATTACGACTATCGGCTACCAACATGTCTAGCATAGAagatattaaatttgattCGTTTTTAAGCTTACAACATCTTTATCTTCAGTTGAATAAACTCAGACGTCTTTCAATAAGTCCTTTTGCTAAATTAActttgttagaagatttggATTTAAGCTACAACAAAATTTCGCAATTAAAGACGAGTAATTTTCGTGGATTAACAAAATTGACTTCTCTATGTTTATCAAATAACAACATTGAGTCAATAGAGACGTTTACCGAAGacctggcaaacttaaaattattagaTCTTTCACACAATAAGTTGCAAAACATCCTGAATGAAGACCTTATACATCTCAAGGAACTTACAGTATTTTATTTGGGATACAACAACATTAAGTACATATCTGCAACAGCGTTTagaaatttaaacaaaattacacTCATTGATTTGGACCGAAATAAGCTTCACAATCTTTCTCTAGAATTACTCACTTCAATAGAAAGTCATATTCAGGAAATAACTCTCAAAG ATAATATCATGATTTGTAACTGCGAAAAGGACAACACTTGGGTTTGGATTCAAGATCACCCAAAGATAATAAAGCCTACTGCTGTATCATgtttaaataatgaatatCCAACGGAGAAGTGTGACATACCTATAATATCCCAACTATCAATAGATAAACACAAAGACAATTCAGTCTCGGTGTCATGGTTTATCAGAAACCGGACAGCAATAAAATCATTACAACTATTGTACTATGCAGAAGATATTGATTCTGAA GTGAAACGAGAGAACTTAGAGCGTGATGAAGTGTCGGCGCGATTAAATGACCTAGAACCTAATGCCAACTACGTCGTGTGCGTTATTACTTTAGATGAAGATCCATTGGACCTGGAGGACTTTACACAAATCATAGAAACAAATAATACTTATCTAAAGTATAATGGAACTGAAGAGACGAGGAAAAACCAAGAAGTGGCGGCGTCTATTCTCATGCACTCACCATCAAGTGAATGTATTACATTTAATACAAACAAGAAATTCTCTCCCGGAAAAATCAAACCTGACAAAGTATTCGATATAACACTTATCTTAGATCGACGGATGGGTCTGATTGTAGGCTGTTCCTTGGGATGTGTAGTGTTTTTTATAATGGtatctattttattgtatacgAAAATTAAGGAACGGAAAAGAATTGCAAAGTCTGATCCGGCATGGGCAGAGTTGAACGATTACCGTTCAATGAGTAAAGAGGATATTTTACATAACTCTACTACCGTTTCAACTGATAACATTTTGCTAGGATCTTAG